Proteins from one Fragaria vesca subsp. vesca linkage group LG6, FraVesHawaii_1.0, whole genome shotgun sequence genomic window:
- the LOC101302763 gene encoding periodic tryptophan protein 2-like has translation MNFRFQNLLGAPYRGGNTVIVNNTELISPVGNRVSVTNLRDSTTITLPIQSSCNISRIAASPDGVFLLTVDDNHRCLFINLRRRVVLHRISFKTAVAAAAFSPDGGFIAVATGKVVQIWRSPGFKKEFFPFELVKTFADCDDKVTALEWSPDSAYVLAGSKDLTARIFCIKKFKLGGVKVKPFMFLGHRDTVVGVFFGIDKNTSKVCRVYTVARDGYVFVWGLCGDDGENEEVVSPDTPEKDGEGNVEGVVAKKRKGYEGNDGELDKEGGYLVNRKWELLKKESFGQASMKVTACDCHRGLDMLVVGFSKGVFALYQMPDFVCIHRLSISREKITTAVFNELGNWLTFGCAKLGQLLVWEWRSESYILKQQGHYFDVNCVAYSPDSQLLATGADDNKVKVWNVSSGFCFVTFSEHENAITALHFLANKNTLLSASLDGTVRAWDFFRYRNFKTYTTAEPRQFVSLTATQSGEVICAGTLDTFEIFVWDMRTGNVKDILSGHEGPVHGLAFSPTDASVLASSSWDRTVRLWDVFESKGGVETLPHTHDILTVVYRPDGKQLACSTLEGHIHFWDPIDGLLMYTIEGRRDISGGRLMTDRRTAANSSSGKFFTTLCYSADGSYILAGGSSKYICMYDVADQVLLRKFQITHNLSLDGVLDFLNSKNMTDAGPLDLIDNDDSDLEEGIDKQTRGKLGYDLPGSMPNRGRPVVRTKCLRIAPTGRSFSAATTEGVLVYSIDDSFIFDPTDLDMDVTPEGVDAALNEEQVTKALILSLRLNEDSLIKKCIFAVNSIDIPVVASSIPTRYLERLIEVFAHLLEKCPHLEFVLQWCQEICKAHGNSIQQSSQKLKPALISLQKALTRTHQDLASTCDSNECMLRYLCSKRPIENS, from the exons ATGAACTTCAGGTTCCAGAACCTTCTCGGAGCGCCGTACCGGGGCGGCAACACCGTGATCGTCAACAACACGGAGTTAATCTCACCGGTCGGTAACCGAGTCTCCGTCACCAACCTCCGTGACTCGACGACCATAACCCTACCGATCCAGTCCTCCTGCAACATCAGCCGCATCGCCGCCTCCCCCGACGGCGTCTTCCTCCTCACCGTCGACGACAACCACCGCTGCCTCTTCATCAACCTCCGCCGCCGCGTCGTGCTCCACCGGATTTCCTTCAAGACCGCCGTCGCCGCCGCCGCGTTCAGCCCCGACGGCGGTTTCATCGCCGTGGCCACCGGTAAGGTTGTCCAGATTTGGCGGTCGCCGGGGTTTAAGAAGGAGTTTTTTCCGTTTGAGTTGGTTAAGACTTTTGCTGACTGTGATGATAAGGTGACGGCGTTGGAGTGGAGCCCCGACTCCGCTTATGTGCTGGCCGGGTCGAAAGACTTGACTGCTAGGATTTTCTGTATTAAGAAGTTTAAATTGGGAGGGGTGAAGGTTAAGCCTTTTATGTTTTTGGGGCATAGGGATACAGTAGTTGGTGTATTTTTCGGAATCGATAAGAATACTAGTAAGGTTTGTAGGGTTTATACGGTTGCGCGTGACGGTTATGTGTTTGTTTGGGGTTTATGTGGAGATGATGGTGAAAATGAGGAGGTAGTGTCTCCCGATACGCCGGAGAAGGATGGTGAAGGCAATGTGGAAGGTGTTGTTGCGAAGAAAAGGAAGGGTTACGAGGGAAATGATGGGGAGTTGGATAAAGAAGGGGGGTATTTGGTGAACAGAAAATGGGAGTTGTTGAAGAAAGAGAGTTTTGGGCAGGCCTCAATGAAGGTGACGGCGTGTGACTGTCATAGGGGGCTGGATATGTTGGTTGTGGGGTTCTCAAAGGGTGTGTTTGCGCTGTATCAGATGCCGGATTTTGTGTGCATTCACAGATTGTCGATATCGAGAGAGAAGATTACAACTGCGGTTTTTAATGAGCTTGGGAATTGGCTGACGTTTGGGTGTGCAAAACTTGGGCAGTTGCTTGTTTGGGAGTGGCGGTCAGAGAGTTATATATTGAAGCAGCAGGGGCATTACTTTGATGTGAACTGTGTTGCCTATTCGCCTGATTCACAACTATTAGCCACTGGGGCAGATGATAACAAAGTTAAG GTCTGGAACGTTTCTTCAGGATTCTGTTTTGTAACATTCTCTGAGCATGAAAATGCAATCACTGCACTCCACTTTTTGGCTAACAAAAACACACTCTTAAGTGCCTCTTTGGATGGGACTGTTCGTGCATGGGATTTTTTCCGTTATCGAAATTTTAAGACGTATACCACCGCAGAACCAAGACAATTTGTTTCTTTGACAGCAACTCAGAGTGGTGAAGTGATTTGTGCTGGTACTCTTGATACCTTTGAG ATTTTTGTTTGGGATATGAGGACAGGCAACGTGAAGGACATTCTTAGCGGTCATGAAGGTCCTGTTCATGGTTTGGCTTTTTCTCCTACAGATGCAAGT GTTTTAGCTTCATCGTCGTGGGACAGAACAGTTCGGTTGTGGGATGTTTTTGAATCAAAAGGTGGTGTTGAAACATTACCACACACACATGATATTCTTACAGTGGTATACCGCCCAGATGGAAAGCAATTGGCTTGTAGCACATTAGAAGGTCATATCCATTTCTGGGACCCAATTGATGGCTTATTAATGTATACCATTGAGGGTCGTAGGGACATTTCTGGTGGTCGTCTTATGACTGATCGTAGAACAGCTGCCAACTCAAGTTCAGGAAAGTTCTTTACAACCTTGTGTTATTCTGCTGATGGGAGTTACATATTAGCTGGGGGAAGTAGTAAATACATCTGCATGTATGATGTTGCTGATCAG GTATTACTGCGGAAGTTTCAGATAACTCACAATTTATCTTTGGATGGAGTTCTTGACTTCTTAAACTCAAAGAATATGACAGATGCTGGCCCCCTGGATCTAATTGATAATGATGACAGTGATTTGGAAGAAGGTATTGACAAACAAACCCGGGGAAAGTTGGGTTATGATTTACCAGGGTCCATGCCTAATCGTGGAAGGCCTGTTGTTAGAACTAAATGCCTGAGAATTGCACCAACTGGTAGGAGCTTCTCAGCAGCAACAACCGAGGGGGTTCTAGTTTATTCTATTGATGATTCCTTCATCTTTGATCCAACTGATCTTGACATGGATGTCACGCCAGAG GGAGTTGATGCAGCACTTAATGAAGAACAAGTGACCAAAGCTTTAATCCTTAGTCTAAGACTAAATGAAGACTCTTTAATTAAGAAATGTATTTTTGCTGTCAATTCCATAGACATCCCTGTCGTTGCCTCATCAATCCCGACCAGATATTTGGAAAGATTAATTGAGGTATTTGCACATCTTTTAGAAAAATGCCCACATTTGGAGTTCGTACTTCAGTGGTGTCAG GAGATCTGCAAAGCTCATGGGAACTCCATTCAACAAAGTTCCCAAAAACTGAAGCCTGCTTTAATATCCTTGCAGAAAGCCCTTACGAGAACACATCAAGATTTGGCAAGTACATGTGATTCCAACGAATGTATGCTCCGATATTTATGTTCAAAACGCCCTATCGAGAATTCATGA
- the LOC101308480 gene encoding monothiol glutaredoxin-S15, mitochondrial-like, giving the protein MARSISNLLFKAITFSGVPASPSSTIAPGLLYLNGMRYSTSAPSDPDTHDDFKPKDKFSSSGLSLKDIVEQDVKDNPVMLYMKGVPNAPQCGFSSLAVRVLSAYHVPLSARNILEDPELKNAVKAFSNWPTFPQIFIKGEFIGGSDIILNMHQNGELKEKLKDIAASQEKSE; this is encoded by the exons ATGGCTAGGTCAATCTCAAATTTGCTCTTCAAGGCTATCACGTTTTCAGGCGTCCCAGCTTCTCCTTCTTCCACAATT GCTCCTGGGTTACTTTATCTCAATGGAATGAGATACTCCACCTCTGCGCCGAGTGATCCCGACACGCATGATGACTTTAAACCCAAGGATAAGTTTTCGAGTTCTGGCCTTAGCTTGAAGGACATTGTTGAACAG GATGTCAAGGATAACCCCGTAATGCTTTATATGAAAGGAGTGCCTAATGCTCCTCAGTGTGGATTCAGCTCACTTGCAGTCAGAGTGCTATCAGCATACC ATGTTCCTTTGAGTGCTAGAAATATCTTGGAAGATCCTGAGCTGAAAAATGCCGTGAAAGCCTTTAG CAACTGGCCAACATTTCCACAGATTTTCATCAAGGGGGAGTTTATTGGAGGGTCAGATATTATTCTCAATATGCATCAG AACGGTGAGCTGAAGGAAAAGCTCAAGGATATTGCAGCTAGTCAGGAAAAGTCTGAGTAA
- the LOC101303730 gene encoding uncharacterized protein LOC101303730, with protein sequence MSVHDDVIPLEVSGDSEEPNPNEIAEVMNMDILAEEEEEINRIICVCASIIELYYEKYIHKIPCMDSSYTGNIWLMKLLEGNESRCHNMFRMNKDVFMRLCNDLENIYKLKGSRRICIAEKLGMFLYTLGEGAGNRNVQERFQHSGETVSRYFSELLDVICVMATELIKPLDPEFKNTPAEILGDSRYMPHFKDCIGAIDDIHVQAKISPSEQVPYIGRKGIPTQNIMAVCNFDMQFTFACAGWEGTAHDARVFQSAVQNPTSNFPKPPNGNCV encoded by the exons ATGAGTGTTCATGATGATGTTATTCCACTAGAAGTTAGTGGTGATTCAGAGGAGCCCAATCCTAATGAAATTGCAGAG GTTATGAATATGGACATTTTGGCAGAGGAGGAGGAGGAAATTAACCGAATTATTTGTGTTTGTGCTTCTATTATTGAACTATACTATGAAAAATATATTCATAAAATTCCATGTATGGATTCTTCCTACACTGGCAACATTTGGTTGATGAAATTGTTGGAAGGGAATGAGAGTCGTTGTCATAACATGTTTCGCATGAATAAAGATGTATTTATGAGATTGTGTAATGATTTAGAGAATATTTATAAGCTGAAGGGTTCTCGGAGAATTTGTATTGCCGAGAAGTTGGGAATGTTTTTATATACTTTAGGAGAAGGTGCAGGAAATAGGAATGTACAAGAGCGGTTCCAACATTCTGGCGAGACTGTTAGCAGATATTTTAGTGAATTGCTGGATGTGATTTGTGTTATGGCAACAGAACTCATAAAACCTCTTGATCCTGAGTTCAAGAATACTCCAGCAGAAATATTGGGAGATTCTAGATACATGCCTCATTTCAAG GATTGTATTGGAGCTATAGATGACATACATGTTCAAGCCAAAATATCACCTTCTGAGCAAGTACCATATATTGGTCGAAAAGGGATACCTACTCAGAATATAATGGCTGTATGCAACTTTGACATGCAATTCACTTTTGCATGTGCGGGATGGGAAGGCACTGCTCACGATGCAAGGGTATTTCAATCAGCAGTTCAAAATCCAACCTCGAATTTTCCTAAACCTCCAAATGGTAATTGTGTTTAA
- the LOC101304024 gene encoding uncharacterized protein LOC101304024 — protein MPKVRRSSSLSLGRSRASPYPCTSEDAEHYKLNSPLESTENAKEWEDTRCPICMEHPHNAVLIKCSSHEKGCRPFMCNTSYRHSNCLDQFCKSSVPDTTPMTLQELPLAHTAAHSSREEESLSGQTSPCGSQLQLHPACPFCRGKIYGYIVVRAARHFMNCKARSCSSETCDFTGTYSELRKHARSEHPYVRPAEVDPNRHRDWMRLERQRDWEDVLSIVRVGSEDDIIPDSSTDSGWMTSLLNAMFHSFEIMIVSHLMESSSDIEQTHSRRSGRTTRVHQDNNTVSPTRRNNTVSESRSHRSGLLYRATSNNVETSRAPRRSNNVLSGEIGHAPPRRSNNFMSGEIGHAPPRRSNNLVLGEAGHAPSRRSNNSLSGETAHAPPRRSNNSLVEASAPRRGNSFSVVGTNHVLRRGNNTVLGNNSVPEESRRRRGSYSVSEESNHVHGWGNNSLSEEGWQPPRWGNTSVQESTPRPGRLRFRHQTWPTNNNRR, from the coding sequence ATGCCCAAAGTCAGACGATCATCTTCCTTGTCTCTTGGTCGATCTAGGGCATCTCCTTATCCTTGCACCTCTGAGGATGCTGAGCATTACAAGTTGAATAGTCCGTTGGAAAGCACAGAGAATGCTAAAGAATGGGAAGATACTAGGTGCCCCATCTGCATGGAACACCCACATAATGCTGTTCTTATAAAATGTTCCTCTCATGAGAAGGGCTGCAGGCCGTTCATGTGCAATACAAGCTACCGGCACTCAAATTGTCTTGACCAGTTTTGTAAGTCTTCTGTTCCCGACACCACACCAATGACATTGCAAGAACTTCCTCTGGCGCACACAGCCGCTCACAGTTCTAGGGAAGAAGAATCGCTGTCTGGGCAAACCAGCCCTTGTGGGAGTCAGTTGCAACTACATCCAGCTTGCCCTTTTTGTCGGGGAAAGATCTATGGGTACATTGTTGTACGGGCTGCTCGTCACTTCATGAACTGCAAAGCGAGGAGCTGCTCTTCTGAGACATGTGACTTTACTGGTACTTATTCAGAGCTGAGGAAGCATGCGAGGTCTGAACACCCTTATGTCCGGCCGGCAGAGGTGGATCCAAATCGACATCGTGATTGGATGAGATTGGAGCGTCAAAGGGACTGGGAAGACGTACTTAGCATAGTCCGAGTAGGATCTGAAGATGATATTATTCCGGATTCATCAACTGATAGTGGCTGGATGACTTCCCTTTTGAATGCTATGTTTCACTCGTTTGAGATCATGATTGTTTCCCATTTGATGGAGAGTTCAAGTGACATAGAACAAACACATAGTAGAAGATCAGGGAGAACGACTAGGGTTCACCAAGACAATAACACAGTCTCTCCCACGAGAAGGAACAACACTGTATCAGAGAGCAGATCCCATCGCAGTGGTCTACTTTATCGAGCAACAAGTAATAATGTTGAGACAAGTCGTGCCCCCAGACGGAGCAACAATGTCTTGTCAGGGGAGATTGGCCATGCCCCCCCTAGACGGAGCAACAATTTCATGTCAGGGGAGATTGGCCATGCCCCCCCTAGACGGAGCAACAATTTAGTGTTAGGGGAGGCTGGCCATGCCCCCTCTAGAAGGAGCAACAATTCATTGTCAGGGGAGACTGCCCATGCCCCCCCTAGACGCAGCAACAACTCATTGGTGGAGGCTAGTGCCCCTAGAAGGGGTAACTCTTTCTCTGTGGTGGGTACTAACCATGTTCTTAGAAGGGGTAACAACACTGTATTGGGCAACAACTCCGTGCCAGAGGAGAGTAGGCGTAGACGGGGAAGCTATTCTGTATCCGAGGAGAGTAATCATGTCCACGGATGGGGCAACAACTCCTTATCAGAAGAAGGTTGGCAACCTCCTAGATGGGGCAATACTTCTGTACAAGAAAGCACACCCCGTCCTGGGAGACTGAGATTTAGACATCAAACATGGCCAACAAACAATAACAGAAGGTGA